The proteins below come from a single Benincasa hispida cultivar B227 chromosome 4, ASM972705v1, whole genome shotgun sequence genomic window:
- the LOC120075247 gene encoding ribosomal protein S14, mitochondrial, translating into MSEDKRNILDHYRRQLAAKFEVKRKLYKAICNDPSLPNDVREDHRYKLSKLPRNSSFTRLRNRCIFTGRPRAVYQLFRVSRIVFRDLASKGLIMGVKKSSW; encoded by the coding sequence ATGTCGGAGGACAAGCGAAACATTCTTGATCATTATCGCCGACAGCTTGCTGCGAAGTTTGAGGTAAAGCGGAAGCTTTACAAAGCCATTTGCAACGATCCGAGTCTTCCCAACGATGTGCGTGAGGACCATCGTTATAAGCTGTCGAAATTGCCAAGAAATAGTTCGTTCACTCGACTGAGGAATCGCTGCATTTTCACCGGTCGACCTAGGGCTGTCTACCAACTTTTCCGTGTTTCTCGTATCGTTTTCCGTGATCTGGCGTCCAAAGGTCTTATAATGGGTGTCAAGAAATCTTCTTGGTAG